The Poseidonibacter lekithochrous region TAAAGGAATAAATTACATTCTAAATTTTTATTTTTTGTTACTATTGTAACTGAAAGTAAGCAGATATTTTGTCAATATCCTCTTGTGAGTTGATTTCAATCTTAAAATAGTTCTTCTCAGCCTTTACTTTAAGGTCATTTGACTGTAATTTTGATACTACACTTTGTAGTGGCTTAAAGTCATAATTTATAGATTTTGTCTCTTTTTTAGTTGATGGGTTAGTTTTAGACTTTAAGTCTTTAACTAGTTTTTCTGTTTCTCTAACTGACAGTTTCTGTCCAATAACAGAATCTGTAACCATTTTTTGTTCATTATCACTTAATCCAAGCATAACTTTAGCGTGACCTGCACTAATTTTGTTGCTTGCTAAAAACTGTTGTACATATGAGCTTAATTGTAACAATCTTAATGTATTAGTAATTGAAGTTCTTGATTTGAAGACTTTTTTTGAAAGTTCTTCATGTGTAATATTATGCTCATTTATTAATTGTGCATACGAATAAGCTAATTCAATAACATTAAGAT contains the following coding sequences:
- a CDS encoding ParB/RepB/Spo0J family partition protein: MALGRGLGELLGEVESAYESSTENKNSGMAELDVNLIIANPNQPRKIFDEDKLKELSDSIVEHGLLQPVTVIESNDDQYILVAGERRLRAHKLADISHIKAFIINVEELKLRELALIENIQRDDLNVIELAYSYAQLINEHNITHEELSKKVFKSRTSITNTLRLLQLSSYVQQFLASNKISAGHAKVMLGLSDNEQKMVTDSVIGQKLSVRETEKLVKDLKSKTNPSTKKETKSINYDFKPLQSVVSKLQSNDLKVKAEKNYFKIEINSQEDIDKISAYFQLQ